The Dioscorea cayenensis subsp. rotundata cultivar TDr96_F1 chromosome 7, TDr96_F1_v2_PseudoChromosome.rev07_lg8_w22 25.fasta, whole genome shotgun sequence genome includes a region encoding these proteins:
- the LOC120265218 gene encoding cysteine-rich repeat secretory protein 38-like produces MVLLLPNKSLSFAILCLLLVHHVNTGILSFSKITTNCTGGNYIDSSIFSTNLNSLLSTFNSKSSYSNYTYQTSGTVYGLFFYTGDLSQDNCQACIQSAIKNISEKCPSSKQAIIWYDYCELRYFDTNFFGFPDTNGFPMINPYENTSSSRPIEVMSQLVKEAPSQQPVMFSYRGFPPESLYALAQCSSYLTTEGCSCCLTTILANIKACCTMRKGWRYLATSCWIRYEATSFLQNLQGTYIELT; encoded by the coding sequence atggttcttcttcttcccaacaAATCCTTAAGCTTCGCCATCTTGTGTCTCCTCCTTGTTCACCATGTCAACACCGGAATCCTGAGTTTCTCTAAAATCACAACCAACTGCACCGGCGGCAACTACATAGACAGCAGCATCTTCTCCACCAACCTCAACTCCCTCCTCTCCACTTTCAATTCCAAGTCCTCATACTCCAACTATACATATCAAACCTCAGGGACTGTCTATGGCCTCTTCTTCTACACTGGTGACCTCTCACAAGACAACTGCCAGGCCTGCATCCAATCAGCCATTAAAAACATCTCTGAGAAATGCCCAAGCTCAAAACAAGCCATCATATGGTATGACTACTGCGAACTACGTTACTTTGACACCAACTTCTTTGGATTCCCAGATACCAATGGCTTCCCCATGATCAATCCTTATGAGAACACCAGTTCATCAAGGCCAATTGAGGTGATGTCCCAGTTGGTCAAAGAGGCCCCATCCCAACAACCCGTTATGTTCTCTTACAGAGGATTCCCCCCTGAAAGCTTGTATGCTCTGGCACAGTGTTCATCATACTTAACCACAGAAGGATGCAGTTGTTGCTTGACTACTATCTTGGCAAACATTAAAGCTTGTTGTACAATGAGAAAGGGATGGAGATATCTGGCTACTAGCTGTTGGATACGGTATGAAGCCACTTCTTTTCTTCAGAACCTTCAGGGAACATATATAGAGCTCACTTAG